Proteins from one Stenotrophomonas aracearum genomic window:
- a CDS encoding flagellar basal body rod protein FlgC: MAIDSILDTVRAGMAQERLRLDAASRNIASANVALPADGSAQRWQVGAGRDFAAQLQAVPADTREVSDPGHPMADAQGFVHYARVDMVQEMTTLMTASRGYEANVRSFNMLRGMTLRALDIGAK, translated from the coding sequence ATGGCGATTGACAGCATTCTCGACACGGTGCGTGCCGGCATGGCGCAGGAGCGTCTGCGCCTGGATGCAGCCAGCCGCAACATTGCCAGTGCCAATGTGGCGCTGCCGGCGGACGGAAGTGCCCAGCGCTGGCAGGTGGGCGCGGGTCGCGACTTCGCGGCGCAACTGCAGGCAGTTCCGGCAGATACCCGTGAAGTCAGTGACCCGGGCCACCCCATGGCTGACGCACAGGGCTTCGTGCACTACGCCCGGGTCGACATGGTGCAGGAAATGACCACGTTGATGACGGCCAGCCGCGGCTACGAGGCCAACGTGCGTTCGTTCAACATGCTGCGTGGCATGACGCTGCGCGCACTCGATATTGGAGCGAAGTAA
- the fliP gene encoding flagellar type III secretion system pore protein FliP (The bacterial flagellar biogenesis protein FliP forms a type III secretion system (T3SS)-type pore required for flagellar assembly.) — protein sequence MTRRDTRLRLSHGLALLAGGCVLSFALHADASALDSVADEVARQDFSPVLRNFVLLSLLSLVPVMLIAMTSFTRIVIVLSLLRHALGLPQTPPNSVIITLSLCLTWFTMAPVAGKIDQDALTPYLSQQITAGEAIERGKDPMRQFMISQTRESDLKVVLEMAKAPMPATARDVAFTHLVPAFLLSELKTAFQIGFVIFLPFLLIDLVVSAILMALGMIMLPPTTISLPLKILLFILIDGWVLTAKALLGSFWN from the coding sequence ATGACAAGGCGTGACACCCGGCTCCGGCTGTCTCATGGACTGGCGTTGCTGGCAGGCGGGTGCGTACTCTCCTTTGCCCTGCACGCCGATGCCAGCGCCCTCGACAGCGTGGCCGATGAAGTCGCGCGCCAGGACTTCTCGCCGGTGCTGCGCAACTTCGTGCTGCTCAGCCTGCTGTCGCTGGTACCGGTGATGCTGATCGCGATGACCTCGTTCACGCGCATCGTGATCGTGCTCTCGCTGTTGCGCCACGCGTTGGGCCTGCCGCAGACGCCGCCGAACAGCGTCATCATCACCCTGTCGTTGTGCCTGACCTGGTTCACCATGGCGCCGGTGGCAGGCAAGATCGACCAGGACGCATTGACGCCGTACCTCAGCCAGCAGATTACCGCCGGAGAGGCCATCGAGCGTGGCAAGGATCCCATGCGTCAGTTCATGATCTCGCAGACGCGCGAGAGCGATCTCAAAGTGGTGCTGGAGATGGCGAAGGCGCCCATGCCGGCCACGGCCAGGGATGTGGCGTTCACGCACCTGGTGCCCGCGTTTCTGCTGAGCGAGCTGAAGACCGCGTTCCAGATCGGCTTCGTCATCTTCCTGCCGTTCCTGCTCATCGATCTGGTGGTAAGCGCGATTCTCATGGCGCTGGGCATGATCATGCTGCCGCCAACCACCATCAGCCTGCCGTTGAAGATCCTGCTGTTCATCCTGATCGATGGCTGGGTGTTGACGGCCAAGGCGCTGCTGGGGAGTTTCTGGAACTGA
- the fliE gene encoding flagellar hook-basal body complex protein FliE — MAVEAIGAVDALRLLPTGPAEPGRTADFSAAIGQGVQHLEGRLQAADAATKALASGKDVPVHEVMIALEQARMELTFAVEVRNRLLESYQELARMQL; from the coding sequence ATGGCTGTTGAAGCAATTGGCGCTGTCGATGCACTCAGATTGCTGCCCACCGGACCGGCCGAGCCCGGCCGAACGGCGGATTTCTCTGCAGCAATCGGGCAGGGCGTCCAGCATCTTGAAGGCCGCCTGCAGGCGGCCGACGCGGCCACCAAAGCGCTGGCCAGTGGCAAGGACGTGCCAGTGCACGAAGTGATGATTGCCCTGGAACAGGCCCGAATGGAGCTGACTTTTGCAGTAGAGGTCCGCAACCGCCTGCTTGAGTCGTACCAGGAACTGGCACGGATGCAGCTCTGA
- the flgA gene encoding flagellar basal body P-ring formation chaperone FlgA: MSLASLLLSFTLAAMPVVGNGDALPAQVAETLQARLQAGGSTAKVAVGALQVQPLPAGAVSAEVGEVAGRWPRARATVPVRLRVDGRLVRTLSMPVTASDVRTVQVFAADYAARTALGDVRLQAAQVDMVCCAGAILQQHPGDDYRLRTDVRAGMPLTEGSVEARPAVQGMQSVQLLVQRGSIRLSADAVALQDGRLGERIPVRPSYAQEAIVAVVTAPGKVQVHE; the protein is encoded by the coding sequence ATGTCGCTCGCATCCCTGCTGCTGTCGTTCACTCTTGCCGCCATGCCTGTGGTCGGCAACGGCGACGCCTTGCCTGCACAGGTCGCTGAGACATTGCAGGCGCGTCTACAGGCCGGGGGCAGCACCGCGAAGGTTGCAGTGGGTGCTCTGCAGGTCCAGCCATTGCCCGCCGGTGCGGTCAGTGCAGAGGTGGGCGAGGTGGCCGGACGCTGGCCACGCGCGCGGGCCACGGTGCCGGTGCGGCTGCGGGTAGATGGTCGCCTGGTGCGCACCCTCAGCATGCCGGTCACGGCCAGCGATGTGCGCACGGTCCAGGTGTTTGCGGCGGATTACGCCGCGCGCACTGCACTGGGCGACGTACGGCTTCAAGCCGCCCAGGTGGACATGGTGTGCTGCGCCGGTGCAATCCTGCAGCAGCATCCGGGGGATGACTACCGGCTGCGTACCGATGTACGCGCGGGCATGCCGCTCACCGAGGGCAGCGTCGAAGCCCGCCCGGCGGTACAGGGCATGCAGAGCGTGCAGTTGCTGGTGCAGCGCGGTTCCATCCGGCTTTCTGCCGATGCGGTTGCCTTGCAGGACGGGCGACTCGGCGAGCGCATCCCGGTCCGCCCCAGTTACGCGCAGGAAGCGATCGTCGCGGTGGTCACCGCACCCGGGAAGGTACAGGTTCATGAGTAA
- the fliF gene encoding flagellar basal-body MS-ring/collar protein FliF, with product MNALSFYRSLSQPARAGLLVGSLLVVGATIAVVAWLVAPRHQTLFSNLRQSDAAEIVQTLGEWKVPYSLGEGGTSISVDEAKVYETRMRLVSAGIPKGGHVGFELFNESDFGVTEFAQKVNYQRALQGEIERTITSLPGVLDARVHLTIRRQGLFAEQEDGSKASVALSLSPGQSLSRGQLDGIRSLVAASVEGLKPEHVSVLDSEGALLSGGAADIATGGEQVQGERKGEVERAITTRVASLLGKTMNAGDFAVSVDATLNYDAVREVSERPVALGDQGSGLIQRRRTTSQPQQEGAATPRQEEDTEYVLGTTRQEVNRAPGRVERLSVAVVVPARLDEVELYRLRALVAAAAGMDFERGDQLEISRLGQGHATGPASAAAAADAGPQVSAPSVRAPAPPSVQKPAPEYGWRLIAAALLGVVATWLWLGLRRRQPARLTAQQREEALRKMRLWLQDGRLS from the coding sequence ATGAATGCCTTGTCTTTCTACAGATCGCTTTCCCAGCCTGCGCGCGCCGGTCTGCTGGTTGGCAGCCTGCTGGTGGTGGGCGCAACCATCGCGGTGGTTGCATGGCTGGTCGCCCCTCGGCATCAGACGCTGTTCAGTAATCTCCGGCAGTCCGACGCGGCAGAAATCGTGCAGACGCTGGGCGAATGGAAGGTGCCCTATAGCCTTGGTGAAGGCGGCACCTCGATCAGCGTGGACGAAGCGAAGGTCTATGAAACACGCATGCGCCTGGTCTCGGCGGGCATCCCCAAGGGAGGGCATGTTGGCTTTGAGCTGTTCAACGAGTCCGACTTCGGGGTCACCGAGTTCGCCCAGAAGGTGAACTACCAGCGGGCGCTGCAGGGTGAGATCGAGCGCACCATCACCAGCCTCCCCGGCGTGCTGGATGCCCGGGTTCACCTGACCATTCGTCGTCAGGGGTTGTTCGCCGAGCAGGAAGACGGCTCCAAGGCCTCGGTGGCCCTGTCGCTGTCGCCTGGCCAGAGCCTGAGTCGCGGTCAGCTCGACGGTATTCGCAGTCTGGTGGCGGCATCGGTGGAAGGGCTCAAGCCAGAGCATGTGTCGGTGCTCGACTCAGAAGGCGCGCTGTTGTCCGGCGGCGCCGCGGACATCGCGACTGGCGGCGAGCAGGTACAGGGCGAGCGCAAGGGTGAAGTTGAGCGGGCCATCACCACGCGGGTGGCCTCGCTGCTGGGCAAGACCATGAATGCGGGCGACTTCGCCGTGTCGGTCGATGCCACCCTGAACTACGACGCGGTGCGCGAAGTCAGCGAACGCCCGGTGGCTCTCGGAGACCAGGGCAGCGGGCTGATCCAGCGGCGGCGGACCACCTCGCAACCGCAGCAGGAGGGCGCAGCCACGCCACGCCAGGAGGAAGACACCGAGTACGTGCTCGGCACGACCCGGCAGGAAGTAAACCGGGCCCCGGGCCGTGTCGAACGCCTGTCGGTGGCGGTGGTAGTCCCCGCCCGCCTGGACGAGGTTGAGCTGTACCGGCTGCGCGCGTTGGTTGCCGCTGCCGCCGGAATGGATTTCGAGCGCGGTGACCAATTGGAGATCTCGCGTCTGGGCCAGGGCCATGCGACCGGGCCCGCCTCCGCGGCGGCGGCAGCAGATGCGGGCCCGCAGGTTTCGGCTCCCAGCGTGCGTGCACCGGCGCCACCGAGCGTGCAGAAGCCGGCGCCGGAGTATGGTTGGCGGCTGATCGCAGCGGCGCTGCTTGGGGTGGTGGCGACCTGGCTGTGGCTCGGGCTGCGCCGACGGCAACCGGCCCGTCTCACAGCACAGCAGCGCGAAGAAGCCCTCCGGAAGATGCGCCTGTGGTTGCAAGACGGACGCCTGTCATGA
- a CDS encoding flagellar hook-basal body protein — MTDTLQALGRQLGTDVDTLASISRNVANLQTPGYRAERMGSDFATQAGLSVVPDQRDGSLAQTGRSFDLALRGPGFFVVERQGQQLLVRSGSFQLDADGNLVTRHGDAVLGQSGPISIDPRQLSADTPLRVQADGQLWAGQQPLGQLQLVAVAEPLQLRSMGNGAYRYEGAPAQWQGSVVQGAVEQANVDPADEMLRLMELTRHVDAVRRAMSTYDQVLDTGINKIGEN, encoded by the coding sequence ATGACCGATACCTTGCAGGCCTTGGGCCGACAATTGGGCACGGATGTGGACACACTGGCCTCGATCAGCCGCAACGTGGCAAACCTGCAGACGCCGGGCTACCGGGCCGAGCGCATGGGCAGCGACTTCGCGACGCAGGCCGGGTTGAGCGTGGTGCCCGACCAGCGCGACGGCAGCCTGGCGCAGACCGGTCGCTCATTCGACCTCGCGCTCCGTGGGCCGGGCTTCTTCGTGGTCGAGCGCCAGGGCCAGCAGCTGCTGGTGCGTTCGGGAAGCTTCCAGCTCGACGCGGACGGCAACCTGGTGACCCGCCACGGCGACGCAGTGCTGGGCCAGTCCGGCCCGATCAGCATCGACCCCCGTCAGTTGAGCGCAGACACGCCGCTGCGCGTGCAGGCCGACGGCCAGCTGTGGGCTGGCCAGCAGCCACTCGGCCAGCTTCAGCTGGTAGCCGTTGCCGAACCCCTTCAGCTGCGGAGCATGGGCAATGGTGCCTACCGCTATGAGGGTGCACCCGCGCAGTGGCAGGGCAGCGTCGTGCAGGGCGCGGTGGAGCAGGCCAACGTGGACCCGGCCGACGAAATGCTGCGACTGATGGAGCTGACCCGCCACGTCGACGCGGTGCGCCGGGCGATGAGTACCTACGACCAGGTGCTGGACACCGGAATCAACAAGATCGGCGAGAACTGA
- a CDS encoding flagellar basal body rod protein FlgB: MEASTLDAVRLSMGLQQLRAELASNNVARAGTPGARAQTADFAQLEGLLKAYGSGNASSAALSDGLRALSALKPHDATVEASALGLDTQVAEMSAASMNYQTLGEVLSRQFGLMRLAVTGRS, from the coding sequence ATGGAAGCATCAACGCTGGACGCCGTAAGGCTGTCCATGGGCCTGCAGCAACTCCGGGCGGAACTGGCCAGCAACAATGTGGCCCGAGCCGGAACGCCGGGGGCGCGCGCGCAGACGGCGGACTTCGCACAGTTGGAGGGTCTGCTTAAAGCTTATGGCAGCGGCAACGCATCGTCCGCGGCGCTCTCCGATGGGCTGCGCGCACTGTCTGCGCTGAAGCCGCACGACGCGACGGTGGAAGCCTCGGCGCTGGGCCTGGACACGCAGGTGGCGGAGATGTCGGCGGCGTCGATGAACTACCAGACCTTGGGCGAAGTTCTCAGCCGCCAGTTCGGTCTGATGCGCCTTGCCGTAACAGGAAGGAGCTGA
- a CDS encoding FliM/FliN family flagellar motor C-terminal domain-containing protein: METLSTPAAAAGSLAQELSGLGTTHPALALVGHVEVRMTAQIGSLTLSIEQLLAMKSGDQLKLDQGLEAPVSLLLNDRVVASAELLAVDDHYAIRILELL, encoded by the coding sequence ATGGAAACCCTTTCCACACCCGCCGCTGCGGCTGGCAGCCTTGCCCAGGAGCTTTCCGGCCTTGGTACTACCCACCCCGCCCTGGCTCTGGTCGGCCATGTAGAGGTACGCATGACCGCGCAGATCGGCTCGCTTACCCTGAGCATCGAACAGCTGCTGGCGATGAAGAGCGGCGACCAGTTGAAGCTGGACCAGGGACTGGAGGCACCGGTGTCGTTGTTGCTCAACGACCGCGTGGTGGCCAGCGCCGAGTTGCTCGCCGTGGACGATCACTACGCCATCCGCATCCTGGAGCTGCTGTGA
- a CDS encoding flagellar basal body P-ring protein FlgI, producing the protein MAEVAVITLRVLLVSLLAMLASIDPAMAATVKVKDIARVAGVRENQLTGYGLVFGLSGSGDSSRNRATVQSVANTLRTFGVNVSDQDVASRNVAAVIVTARLPAFAEPGQLVDVQVASSGDARSLTGGTLMLTPLRGADGRLYAMAQGALSVGGYQFEGLAASLQRNHPTVGWIPSGGSIEQASPLQVATDGRSLSIVLNEPDFTNATRIADAIRGMGEVSGARAEHAGKVSVTFARPPGDLIAVISRLENLTLEQQRKARVVVNERTGTVVAGGDVRLGRVSVSHGSLKVEISNEFQVSQPDGVYFRPSRGIASVVTPSTRIDAEEGVAPLVQVPEGASVADLIGALRTARLTTRDVIAVLQSIKTAGALDGELVIQ; encoded by the coding sequence ATGGCTGAGGTTGCTGTGATCACCCTGCGCGTTCTGCTCGTTTCGTTGCTGGCCATGCTGGCATCCATCGACCCCGCTATGGCCGCAACGGTGAAGGTCAAGGACATTGCCCGCGTGGCCGGCGTCCGCGAGAACCAGCTGACAGGTTATGGGCTGGTGTTCGGCCTGTCCGGTTCTGGTGACTCCAGCCGCAACCGCGCAACCGTGCAGTCGGTGGCCAACACCCTGCGCACGTTCGGCGTAAACGTCTCAGACCAGGACGTGGCCAGCCGCAACGTGGCGGCGGTGATCGTCACGGCTCGCCTTCCTGCGTTCGCCGAGCCCGGCCAGCTGGTAGACGTACAGGTAGCCTCGTCCGGCGATGCGCGCAGCCTCACGGGGGGCACCCTGATGCTGACGCCGCTGCGCGGTGCCGATGGCCGTCTGTATGCCATGGCCCAGGGCGCGCTGTCGGTCGGCGGCTACCAGTTCGAGGGCCTGGCAGCTTCGCTGCAACGCAATCACCCCACTGTGGGCTGGATTCCATCAGGCGGCAGCATCGAACAGGCTTCGCCGCTGCAGGTCGCCACCGACGGCCGATCGCTGTCGATCGTGCTCAATGAGCCGGATTTCACCAACGCCACGCGAATTGCAGACGCCATTCGCGGCATGGGTGAGGTAAGCGGTGCGCGTGCCGAACATGCTGGAAAGGTCAGTGTCACCTTCGCGCGTCCGCCAGGTGACCTGATAGCAGTGATCTCGAGGCTGGAGAACCTCACGCTGGAGCAGCAACGCAAGGCGAGGGTGGTGGTCAACGAGCGAACCGGCACAGTGGTGGCAGGTGGCGACGTGCGGTTGGGGCGGGTCAGCGTCTCGCATGGCAGCTTGAAGGTCGAGATCAGCAACGAGTTCCAGGTGTCGCAGCCAGACGGTGTGTACTTCCGTCCCAGCCGGGGCATTGCATCGGTGGTGACACCTTCCACGCGGATCGACGCCGAGGAGGGCGTGGCACCGCTGGTACAGGTGCCAGAAGGCGCCTCGGTGGCCGACCTAATTGGAGCGTTGCGTACGGCGCGTCTCACTACGCGCGATGTGATTGCCGTCCTTCAGTCGATCAAGACCGCCGGCGCGCTCGATGGCGAGCTGGTCATTCAATAA
- a CDS encoding flagellar hook-basal body protein, with amino-acid sequence MIDALHIAATGLRSGQRQLDTISNNVANLQTPGFKASRVNFADIATPLPALGETLEQSQPEQRLGGVRITSTSTSFEPGEMRQTGSPLDVAIDGNGFYEFEATDGSLVYSRSGQFRLDEDGYLRNFQGLRLSGDVQIPREGADLRISPEGEVTVQMPAELERTVVGTIEVVRFAAADAMRSIGDNLYAVTAQAGTAVYGRAGDDGAGKLRQGQMEMANVEIIEEMSSLVLAQRAYQLNARVLQAADQVMDTINNLRR; translated from the coding sequence ATGATCGACGCATTGCATATCGCGGCCACCGGCCTGCGCAGTGGCCAGCGGCAGCTGGACACCATTTCAAACAACGTGGCCAACCTGCAGACGCCTGGATTCAAGGCCAGCCGGGTCAATTTCGCGGACATCGCCACGCCGCTGCCAGCACTGGGCGAGACCCTTGAGCAGTCCCAGCCGGAACAGCGCCTCGGTGGCGTGCGAATCACTTCCACCAGCACTTCGTTCGAACCTGGCGAAATGCGCCAGACCGGCAGCCCGCTGGATGTCGCCATCGACGGTAATGGCTTCTACGAGTTCGAGGCCACCGACGGCAGCCTGGTTTACTCGCGCAGTGGCCAGTTCCGGTTGGACGAAGACGGCTACCTGCGCAATTTCCAGGGGTTGAGGCTGTCCGGGGACGTGCAGATTCCGCGCGAAGGCGCCGACCTGCGGATCTCGCCGGAAGGGGAGGTGACCGTGCAGATGCCGGCGGAACTGGAACGCACCGTGGTGGGAACCATCGAGGTGGTTCGGTTCGCTGCGGCTGACGCCATGCGCTCCATTGGCGACAACCTCTATGCGGTTACAGCGCAGGCAGGTACGGCGGTCTACGGCCGTGCCGGCGATGACGGTGCGGGCAAGCTCCGCCAGGGCCAGATGGAAATGGCCAACGTGGAGATCATCGAAGAGATGTCCAGCCTGGTGCTTGCGCAGCGCGCCTATCAGCTCAATGCTCGCGTACTGCAGGCGGCGGACCAGGTGATGGACACCATCAACAACCTGAGGCGTTGA
- a CDS encoding flagellar hook assembly protein FlgD, translating to MAVDAIGSTLGTQQSELTNNNTINQDDFIRLFLAQLQFQDPMEPVDNREFLAQLAQFSALEQSRQLSQNTADQLTMSAASQAVSLIDRQVEIAGEGGKVSGRVIAVQFGTSGPELSVRDSAGQVSTGVKLSQVSLVQPSSSP from the coding sequence ATGGCCGTTGATGCAATTGGAAGCACGTTGGGCACGCAGCAGAGCGAGTTGACCAACAACAACACCATCAACCAGGACGACTTCATCCGGCTGTTCCTGGCGCAGCTGCAGTTCCAGGACCCGATGGAGCCGGTCGACAACCGTGAATTCCTGGCGCAGCTGGCGCAGTTTTCCGCGCTCGAACAGTCGCGCCAGCTGAGCCAGAACACCGCCGACCAGCTCACCATGTCGGCCGCCAGTCAGGCGGTCAGCCTGATCGACCGCCAGGTTGAAATTGCGGGCGAGGGCGGCAAGGTATCCGGCCGCGTCATTGCCGTGCAGTTCGGCACCAGCGGACCCGAGCTGAGCGTGCGCGACAGCGCCGGGCAGGTCAGCACCGGCGTGAAGCTGTCGCAGGTGTCGTTGGTGCAGCCCTCCAGCAGTCCCTGA
- a CDS encoding flagellar hook-basal body complex protein, translating to MFQALFTSLSGLFSFSRSLNTVSNNVSNMNTPGFRGSDSFFANIEGNLGTRIVGEDLRTVAGDTRQTGNATDLAVDGDGYFVLRDAAGALHYTRAGQFRFNDDGVLVDSVNSYEVMAADTTGALASITIEGLRTVGAVPTTGVHISGNLLPSSASPTAPATPVDLNSITVYDTTGTARVLKMQFTRSATQIPGAFDVAVLDDTGASIGTGEVRFSVQGLPQAGYSTMDIVLSSAGGDQTLTFDFGTPGSFNGMTSQSGTPSGLTAKVDDGHGVLPITTMKFDEKGILQLSYSTTKKRTGGQVALALFANESALKLSGGRIVSGVDASQREIGTAGSGRYGKIAGASLEMSNIDLTREFADMIIIQRGYQASSRVMTVSNEMIEQLYNSTKGG from the coding sequence ATGTTCCAGGCCCTTTTCACCAGCCTCTCAGGATTGTTCAGCTTCTCGCGAAGCCTGAATACCGTTTCCAACAACGTATCGAACATGAACACACCCGGATTCCGGGGCAGTGATTCCTTCTTCGCCAACATTGAAGGCAACCTCGGCACGCGCATCGTGGGCGAAGACCTGCGCACCGTGGCGGGCGACACCCGCCAGACCGGAAACGCGACCGACCTTGCGGTCGATGGAGACGGGTACTTCGTGCTGCGCGACGCCGCTGGCGCACTGCACTACACGCGAGCCGGTCAGTTCCGCTTCAACGACGATGGCGTGCTGGTTGACAGTGTCAACAGCTACGAAGTCATGGCTGCGGATACCACCGGTGCCCTTGCGTCGATCACGATTGAAGGGTTGCGCACGGTAGGTGCCGTGCCGACCACCGGAGTGCACATCAGCGGCAATCTGCTGCCTTCCAGTGCGTCTCCCACCGCGCCTGCGACGCCGGTGGACCTCAACTCCATCACTGTCTATGACACCACCGGCACGGCGCGGGTGCTGAAGATGCAGTTCACCCGTAGCGCTACCCAGATCCCCGGCGCGTTCGATGTGGCCGTGTTGGACGACACAGGGGCCAGCATCGGCACGGGTGAGGTGCGCTTCAGCGTGCAGGGCCTGCCACAGGCTGGCTACAGCACCATGGATATCGTGCTCAGCAGCGCGGGCGGCGACCAGACGCTGACGTTCGACTTCGGTACCCCTGGCTCATTCAATGGCATGACCTCCCAGTCGGGAACGCCCTCCGGCCTGACTGCGAAAGTTGACGACGGCCATGGTGTGTTGCCGATCACCACGATGAAGTTCGACGAGAAAGGCATCCTGCAGCTCAGCTATTCGACTACCAAGAAGCGCACAGGCGGCCAGGTTGCACTGGCGCTGTTCGCCAACGAGAGCGCGTTGAAGCTCAGTGGTGGCCGGATTGTCTCGGGCGTGGATGCATCGCAGCGCGAGATCGGCACCGCCGGTAGTGGTCGCTACGGCAAGATCGCCGGCGCCAGTCTGGAGATGTCCAACATCGACCTGACCCGCGAGTTCGCCGACATGATCATCATCCAGCGCGGCTACCAGGCCAGTTCCAGGGTCATGACGGTCAGCAACGAAATGATCGAACAGCTCTACAACAGTACAAAGGGCGGCTGA
- a CDS encoding FliI/YscN family ATPase, producing the protein MNSAGIDTLLEHLRVAPMVRRLGRVESFNGLVVEALGPDVVLGERCLIEGNGGHQLDAMVVGFRAGMTQLMPYGELTGIAPGHLVRPLGRGVDVGVGEALLGRVINAHGTPLDDGPALELEQRYPLARPPINPLHRLPIERVMETGVRAIDTLLTLGEGQRVGIMAGSGVGKSTLLGALARQVDADVTVLALIGERGREVNDFLQHSLGSEGLKRSVVVVATADEPALMRTQAAYAAHAVAEYFRDQGKAVLLVVDSMTRFAMAQRDIGLSIGEPPTFRGYTPSVFAQLPRMLERCGRVRGGGSITGIYSVLVEGDDMNEPVTDHMRAILDGHIVLDRELAARGHHPAIDVLHSASRLIGAVASGTEQDTARRARRELALYEGARDLVELGAHQPGVNLELDGVLLRRPAMEAFLQQVADKRYGRKDALQQLRSLLAEGAAA; encoded by the coding sequence ATGAACAGCGCAGGTATCGACACTCTGCTGGAGCACCTGCGTGTTGCACCGATGGTGCGCCGACTGGGCCGCGTGGAGTCGTTCAACGGGCTGGTGGTCGAGGCACTTGGGCCAGACGTGGTGCTGGGCGAGCGTTGCCTGATCGAGGGCAACGGCGGCCACCAGTTGGACGCCATGGTGGTGGGCTTCCGCGCCGGCATGACCCAGCTCATGCCCTACGGCGAGCTGACCGGCATAGCACCGGGCCATCTGGTGCGTCCGCTGGGGCGGGGTGTCGATGTGGGTGTTGGCGAGGCGTTGCTGGGCCGGGTCATCAATGCGCACGGAACCCCGCTGGACGACGGTCCCGCACTGGAACTCGAGCAGCGCTATCCGCTGGCCCGCCCGCCCATCAATCCCCTACACCGACTGCCGATCGAGCGGGTGATGGAAACCGGGGTGCGTGCGATCGACACGCTGCTGACTCTCGGCGAAGGGCAGCGGGTTGGAATCATGGCCGGCAGCGGAGTGGGCAAAAGCACGCTGCTGGGTGCACTGGCACGCCAGGTCGACGCAGATGTCACCGTGCTTGCCCTGATCGGCGAGCGCGGTCGCGAAGTCAACGACTTCCTGCAGCACTCACTGGGCAGCGAAGGATTGAAACGCTCGGTGGTGGTGGTGGCTACCGCCGACGAACCCGCGTTGATGCGTACCCAAGCGGCCTACGCCGCTCACGCAGTGGCGGAGTACTTCCGGGACCAAGGCAAGGCGGTCCTGCTGGTGGTCGATTCGATGACCCGGTTTGCGATGGCGCAGCGGGACATCGGGCTGTCGATCGGCGAGCCGCCAACGTTCCGCGGCTACACGCCGTCCGTCTTCGCACAGCTGCCTCGCATGCTCGAACGTTGCGGCCGGGTGCGGGGTGGCGGGTCCATCACGGGCATCTACAGCGTGCTGGTAGAGGGCGACGACATGAACGAGCCCGTCACGGACCACATGCGGGCCATCCTGGACGGACATATCGTGCTGGACCGGGAACTGGCCGCGCGCGGCCACCATCCGGCCATCGACGTGCTGCATAGCGCCAGCCGCCTGATCGGCGCGGTCGCCAGCGGTACCGAGCAGGACACTGCGCGTCGCGCCCGGCGCGAGTTGGCGCTTTACGAGGGCGCACGCGATCTGGTGGAGCTCGGCGCTCACCAGCCCGGCGTGAACCTGGAGCTGGACGGAGTGTTGCTGCGACGTCCTGCCATGGAAGCCTTCCTGCAGCAGGTGGCCGATAAACGCTACGGTCGGAAGGACGCGCTGCAGCAGCTCCGCAGCTTGCTTGCGGAAGGGGCAGCTGCATGA